In Candidatus Sulfurimonas marisnigri, a single genomic region encodes these proteins:
- a CDS encoding type I secretion system permease/ATPase, with product MPKDPILECLVIFTKLYNRPFSADALVADLPIPPGRVTPKLFSLETKGSKSAFHRAAQRAGFSSKLVNYSFKDISPLLLPVILILKGDKENEKACILTEISPDRKYARIILPEVGEGENWVESNILEAEYINFAFLLKPSHNYKDAHKRLLKHEEHHWFWGTLAYSRGVYMDVIVASFLINLFVMASPIFTLNVYDRVVPNNAIDTMWVFATGIVVIYIFDIILKFLRSYFLENAAKKSDVIMSSMIYEHVLNLKIASKPRSVGSFASNLKDFDSIRGFFTASSIATMIDLPFTIIFLFIIYIIGDWLVAIPMISGLIIIIYSAILEKPMRHSVQSTYEASARKNSVLIESLSALETIKALGISGHYQWKWEEATGDVAQKGLSSKILSNSISTFVNFVVQINTVALVIGGVYAIGEKSLSMGGLIAVVMLGSRMLAPLGQVASLIANFQQTKTAYDAINAIMKLSVEREDAKKFVERPSFSGKIEFQHVNFTYPDTDKKVLDDISFVINPGESVGIIGTNGSGKTTLEKLILGLYEPTDGSILIDGIDIKQIDPADLRRSISYVPQDVILFQGTLKDNIILRSPDASDEDILYVSKLSGVSDFADIHPMGYDMPVGERGDGLSGGQKQSICVARAFIHPAPIVLLDEPTNSMDSAHELNFIRTINVHQKNRTMILISHKNNLLALTQRLILMDKGRIVLDGIRNEVIEQLHKPKKGVKHES from the coding sequence ATGCCCAAAGACCCTATATTAGAATGCTTGGTGATTTTCACCAAGCTCTATAATCGTCCTTTTAGTGCTGATGCACTTGTTGCCGACCTTCCAATACCACCGGGAAGGGTAACACCTAAACTGTTTTCATTGGAAACAAAAGGTTCAAAATCTGCTTTTCATCGTGCTGCACAGCGTGCAGGATTTAGCTCTAAGTTAGTAAATTACTCATTTAAAGATATATCCCCACTACTTCTACCTGTTATCTTAATATTAAAAGGTGATAAGGAAAATGAAAAGGCGTGTATTTTAACTGAAATTAGCCCAGATAGAAAATATGCAAGAATTATTTTGCCAGAAGTTGGTGAAGGAGAGAATTGGGTAGAATCAAATATTCTAGAAGCTGAGTATATAAATTTTGCATTTTTACTAAAACCTTCACATAACTATAAAGATGCTCATAAACGTTTGTTGAAACATGAAGAACATCACTGGTTTTGGGGTACTCTAGCATATTCAAGAGGTGTTTATATGGATGTTATTGTAGCATCCTTCTTAATAAACCTTTTTGTTATGGCAAGTCCGATTTTCACTCTAAATGTATACGATCGAGTTGTTCCAAATAATGCTATAGATACTATGTGGGTATTTGCTACTGGTATTGTTGTAATATATATATTCGATATTATTTTAAAATTTTTACGCTCCTATTTTCTTGAAAATGCAGCAAAGAAAAGTGATGTCATTATGTCATCAATGATTTATGAACATGTATTAAATTTAAAAATAGCTTCTAAACCTCGTTCTGTTGGATCTTTTGCCAGTAACTTAAAAGACTTTGATTCTATAAGAGGTTTTTTTACTGCATCTTCAATTGCTACTATGATAGATTTACCATTTACAATTATCTTTTTATTTATTATATATATAATAGGGGATTGGTTAGTTGCTATTCCTATGATTAGTGGTTTGATTATTATAATCTACAGTGCTATTCTTGAAAAACCAATGAGACACAGCGTTCAAAGTACATATGAAGCATCTGCACGAAAAAACTCTGTCTTAATTGAATCATTATCAGCATTAGAAACTATTAAAGCACTAGGAATAAGTGGTCACTATCAATGGAAATGGGAAGAAGCAACTGGTGATGTTGCACAAAAAGGTCTAAGCTCTAAAATTTTATCAAATTCTATTTCAACATTTGTAAATTTTGTAGTCCAGATAAATACAGTAGCACTTGTTATCGGTGGTGTTTATGCTATAGGTGAAAAATCTTTAAGCATGGGTGGACTTATAGCCGTAGTTATGCTTGGTTCAAGAATGCTAGCACCCTTAGGTCAAGTAGCATCCTTAATCGCAAACTTTCAACAAACAAAAACAGCGTATGATGCTATAAACGCAATAATGAAACTATCTGTTGAAAGAGAAGATGCTAAAAAGTTTGTTGAGCGCCCTTCTTTTAGTGGAAAGATTGAGTTTCAACATGTGAATTTTACATATCCAGATACTGATAAAAAAGTCTTAGATGACATTAGTTTTGTAATTAACCCTGGAGAGTCTGTCGGTATAATAGGTACCAATGGTTCAGGAAAAACAACTCTTGAAAAGCTAATTCTAGGACTTTATGAACCAACAGACGGTTCAATATTAATTGATGGAATTGATATAAAACAGATTGACCCTGCCGATTTGAGACGAAGTATATCCTATGTGCCACAAGATGTCATATTGTTTCAAGGGACATTAAAAGATAATATTATTTTACGCTCTCCGGATGCTAGTGATGAAGATATTTTATATGTTTCAAAACTTAGTGGGGTAAGTGACTTTGCTGACATTCATCCAATGGGTTATGATATGCCAGTTGGTGAGAGAGGTGACGGTTTATCAGGGGGTCAAAAACAATCTATTTGTGTAGCAAGAGCCTTTATACACCCTGCACCAATTGTGTTACTTGATGAGCCAACAAATTCAATGGATAGCGCCCATGAATTAAATTTCATCAGAACAATAAATGTACATCAAAAAAATCGTACAATGATTTTAATATCACATAAAAACAACTTATTGGCGCTTACACAAAGATTAATCTTAATGGACAAAGGAAGAATTGTTTTAGATGGCATACGCAATGAAGTTATTGAACAGTTGCATAAACCAAAAAAAGGGGTAAAACATGAGTCTTAA
- a CDS encoding TolC family protein codes for MKRLTLLSIVLTPALVSAMSVTEVVQKTIETHPQMQMKKEDHFTQKELLTRVKADYLPTIDLSYSVGPEVTRTIANARESESLVRQDASATLSQNLFMGFDTKYGVKQQKALILSANDSVKESANDLALEAVTYYIDVLRNYELYKISKENVEVHKKYLSQIKQKVDAGVGRNSDYKQTLSRYESALSVQYLSEQNYVNSISSFQRILPGEVSATDLEKPMIGAIPADTLDALVDIAMKNNPTIHVSQDDIKVASSALKRSEAPYYPRADIRLQSYWNANVHGVSTDLSNPNPSLHENDSGYNALLVLNYNIFNGLADQANKQANQHRLLNKNSTLADAKRYIKANTQIALQTFNSTKVQLVHIDNNIKSTVETVADYIKENELGRRSIIDLLNIEVERNNARNRKATAEFDRLLSYYQILSYTGKILEEMNVVVE; via the coding sequence ATGAAACGATTAACATTACTCTCTATTGTCCTAACGCCTGCACTTGTAAGTGCTATGTCAGTCACAGAAGTTGTACAAAAAACAATTGAAACACATCCTCAGATGCAGATGAAGAAAGAGGATCACTTCACGCAAAAAGAGTTGCTTACACGTGTAAAAGCTGATTATTTGCCGACAATTGACTTGTCGTACTCAGTTGGTCCTGAGGTAACAAGAACAATAGCAAATGCAAGGGAGAGTGAGAGTTTAGTTAGACAAGATGCTTCTGCTACACTATCTCAAAACTTGTTTATGGGTTTTGACACAAAGTATGGTGTTAAACAACAAAAAGCACTTATTTTATCCGCTAATGATTCAGTTAAAGAGAGTGCAAATGATTTAGCATTAGAAGCTGTTACTTACTATATTGATGTACTTAGAAATTATGAGTTATATAAAATTTCTAAAGAGAATGTAGAAGTACACAAAAAATACCTTTCGCAAATAAAGCAAAAAGTAGATGCAGGAGTTGGACGTAATTCTGATTATAAACAGACATTATCACGTTATGAGAGTGCTTTGAGTGTTCAGTATTTGTCAGAACAAAATTATGTTAACTCTATTTCAAGCTTTCAGCGTATATTACCAGGCGAAGTATCTGCTACAGATTTAGAAAAGCCAATGATAGGTGCAATACCTGCAGATACTTTAGACGCTTTAGTTGATATTGCTATGAAAAACAATCCTACAATCCATGTTTCACAAGATGATATTAAGGTGGCAAGTTCTGCTCTAAAACGTTCAGAAGCACCTTATTACCCAAGAGCAGATATTAGATTGCAAAGTTATTGGAATGCAAACGTGCATGGTGTTTCTACTGACCTAAGCAATCCAAACCCAAGTCTACACGAAAATGACTCTGGTTATAACGCTTTATTAGTTCTAAACTATAATATCTTCAACGGTTTGGCAGATCAAGCTAACAAACAAGCAAATCAACACAGATTACTTAATAAAAACAGTACTCTTGCGGATGCAAAGCGATACATAAAAGCTAACACTCAAATCGCCTTACAAACATTTAACTCAACAAAGGTACAATTAGTTCATATAGACAATAATATAAAATCAACTGTAGAAACAGTAGCTGATTATATTAAAGAGAATGAGCTTGGACGAAGAAGTATTATTGACCTTTTGAATATTGAAGTTGAACGCAACAACGCTAGAAATCGTAAAGCTACAGCAGAGTTTGACCGTCTACTCTCTTACTATCAAATTTTATCATACACCGGTAAAATACTGGAAGAAATGAATGTAGTGGTTGAATAA
- a CDS encoding SEC-C metal-binding domain-containing protein: MKTQMRSFDRQSICLCGSGRKLRNCHPFIL; encoded by the coding sequence ATGAAAACGCAAATGCGGAGTTTCGATAGACAAAGTATTTGTTTATGTGGCAGTGGAAGAAAACTAAGAAATTGTCACCCTTTTATACTTTAA
- a CDS encoding protein adenylyltransferase SelO — MQEVKQTCQTINTLNDLAQLTNYSLMDTLNSDPDAKENGIDHLPRQVLSGHYVPVNPTPIKAPVYIAHSKNFFDELGFCDSLATSEDFIRLFSGDTSQLPKPLRKIGWATGYALSIYGREYYEQCPFKTGNGYGDGRAISILEAVINGKRWEMQLKGGGRTPYCRGADGRAVLRSSIREFLAQEHMHALGVPTSRSLSLYASQTEKVKRPWFLNGSYSKDPEVMIEEAVAITTRVAPSFLRVGQLELFGRRARKNEHPKAMEELEMIVLHLIDREYSDVIDTNLTTEGKVVLLAREFRSRLTSLVANWIRVGYTQGNFNGDNCAAGGFTLDYGPFGFIDMFDPKYQPWTGGGVHFSFLNQPQAAERNFQMFCKALQPLLQSHENETQQLHEIRDGFSKVIQAKMIQMWASKLGLQTFNATLFNELVKLMIETSVDYTIFFRELSSVPDDISVLTKSFYDDSIYDDKILKSWSEWLDKWKSLIKDTNPIDINATSPKSCERLSKEMKQVNPKYTLREWFLVPAYKEAQKGDYTLIKELQEVMTNPYTEQSCEIEEKYYRKKPSEFFEIAGISHISCSS, encoded by the coding sequence ATGCAAGAAGTTAAACAAACCTGTCAGACTATAAATACACTCAATGATCTAGCACAGTTAACAAACTACTCCCTAATGGACACACTCAACTCTGATCCAGATGCTAAAGAAAACGGTATAGACCACTTGCCCCGACAAGTATTAAGCGGGCATTATGTCCCAGTAAACCCTACACCAATCAAAGCTCCCGTTTACATTGCGCATAGCAAGAACTTTTTTGACGAGCTTGGCTTTTGTGATAGTTTGGCAACATCAGAAGATTTTATTCGACTGTTTTCCGGTGATACTTCTCAATTACCCAAGCCATTACGAAAGATAGGTTGGGCAACAGGATATGCACTTTCTATCTACGGCAGAGAATACTACGAACAGTGTCCTTTTAAAACGGGAAATGGATACGGTGATGGTCGAGCCATATCTATACTTGAAGCTGTAATAAATGGCAAGCGCTGGGAAATGCAGCTTAAAGGCGGTGGTAGAACACCTTACTGTCGTGGAGCTGACGGTCGTGCAGTACTCCGTTCAAGTATTAGAGAGTTTTTGGCACAGGAACATATGCATGCCCTTGGAGTTCCAACATCACGCTCTTTGAGTTTATACGCATCACAAACAGAAAAAGTCAAACGACCATGGTTTCTAAACGGTTCATATTCCAAGGATCCTGAAGTTATGATAGAAGAAGCTGTTGCTATTACAACACGGGTTGCACCCTCTTTTCTTCGGGTAGGTCAACTTGAACTTTTCGGTCGTCGTGCCCGCAAAAACGAGCATCCAAAAGCGATGGAAGAGCTCGAGATGATTGTGTTACACTTAATTGATCGTGAATATAGTGATGTCATTGATACAAATTTAACTACCGAAGGAAAAGTGGTGTTACTAGCTCGTGAATTTCGCTCTCGACTCACCTCACTTGTAGCAAACTGGATTCGTGTAGGCTACACTCAAGGGAACTTTAATGGCGACAACTGTGCAGCAGGCGGCTTTACACTCGATTACGGTCCGTTTGGATTTATAGATATGTTTGACCCTAAATATCAGCCGTGGACGGGTGGCGGAGTTCACTTTTCATTTCTTAATCAACCTCAAGCTGCCGAGCGTAACTTTCAAATGTTTTGCAAAGCACTGCAACCTTTACTGCAGTCACATGAGAACGAAACCCAGCAACTCCATGAGATAAGAGATGGCTTCTCCAAGGTCATACAAGCCAAAATGATACAGATGTGGGCTTCTAAGCTAGGTCTACAAACCTTTAATGCAACTCTATTCAATGAACTTGTAAAGCTAATGATAGAAACTTCTGTCGATTACACTATCTTTTTTCGCGAACTCTCTAGCGTACCTGATGATATCTCTGTGCTCACTAAAAGCTTTTACGATGATTCCATATATGATGATAAGATTTTAAAAAGCTGGTCTGAGTGGCTAGATAAATGGAAATCACTCATCAAAGACACAAACCCTATAGATATCAACGCCACTAGCCCAAAATCTTGCGAAAGGCTTTCTAAAGAGATGAAACAAGTCAACCCAAAATATACGCTACGAGAGTGGTTTCTTGTTCCTGCCTACAAAGAGGCTCAAAAAGGAGACTATACACTTATAAAAGAGTTACAAGAAGTCATGACAAACCCATATACTGAGCAATCTTGTGAGATAGAAGAGAAATACTATAGAAAAAAGCCTTCTGAATTCTTTGAAATTGCTGGCATATCTCATATTAGCTGCTCGTCATAA
- a CDS encoding rhodanese-like domain-containing protein, translated as MLDFGPFISLSADDFNEKVEQGYEIIDIRRADEWECYGVIEGSHKITFFDEKGAYDIDGFLEVFTQIVTDKEQPFILVCAHARRTKAVGELLALQLKYTNVYELDGGINWGWIDKGYKTIR; from the coding sequence ATGTTAGATTTTGGACCTTTTATATCTCTATCTGCAGATGATTTTAATGAGAAAGTGGAACAAGGATATGAAATAATTGACATCAGAAGAGCTGATGAGTGGGAATGCTATGGAGTTATTGAGGGAAGTCATAAGATCACATTTTTTGATGAGAAAGGTGCATATGATATTGATGGTTTTTTAGAGGTATTCACGCAGATTGTCACAGATAAAGAACAACCTTTTATCTTAGTCTGTGCTCATGCAAGAAGAACAAAAGCAGTTGGTGAATTACTTGCTTTACAACTTAAGTATACAAATGTTTATGAATTAGATGGCGGTATTAACTGGGGTTGGATCGATAAAGGTTATAAAACTATTAGATGA
- a CDS encoding 4Fe-4S dicluster domain-containing protein, translated as MSVRITDLCIECDACLAECPTGSIVESDDNPTGEDMYYVNPATCTECIGDHDTPACQAACPTDGCIVWDLPYDEANKSHFEDNDVYVLGDDAANNQVSRPEISMEDRKSGDVECVIE; from the coding sequence ATGTCAGTTCGTATTACAGATTTATGTATAGAGTGTGATGCTTGTTTAGCAGAGTGTCCAACAGGATCTATTGTTGAATCAGATGACAACCCAACAGGAGAGGATATGTACTATGTTAATCCAGCAACCTGTACTGAATGTATTGGAGACCATGATACTCCAGCATGTCAAGCTGCATGTCCAACAGATGGCTGTATTGTATGGGATCTTCCATATGATGAAGCAAATAAGTCTCATTTTGAAGATAACGACGTTTATGTATTGGGAGATGATGCAGCTAACAACCAAGTCTCACGCCCTGAAATATCAATGGAGGATAGAAAATCCGGAGATGTTGAGTGTGTTATAGAATAA
- a CDS encoding IS3 family transposase (programmed frameshift): protein MARVVYSEEFRIEAVKQVTKNGYSITDTADRLGVHPDSLRNWIKRLESPQAIQKHQILDESQIEIKKLQKELKRVTEERDIPKKGRGVLCKPHKLKYAFIKVYSEVYSVHRLCKVMQVHRSGYYQWLNQPISDRELENKELLIQIKDAFKASNGVYGHRNIHKDLKELGIHVNKKRVARLMSEAKLYGVGTYKRKPYSKAGPAHKAYPNHLHQCFISGKPNDTWVSDITYIRTKEGWIFLATVIDLYSRKIIGWATGHRQTTPLIVEALKMATTRLSKDDKVILHSDQGSQYASYDYKKFATSHNITLSMSRRGNCYDNAVAESFFKTLKKELVRKQIFLTREIAASKIFEYIEMFYNSKRRHSYLDYISPNEFEKRYNQKSLKS, encoded by the exons ATGGCAAGAGTAGTTTATAGTGAAGAGTTCAGAATAGAAGCGGTGAAGCAAGTTACAAAAAATGGGTATAGCATTACAGATACTGCTGATAGACTAGGAGTTCATCCTGACTCACTAAGAAACTGGATAAAAAGATTAGAATCTCCCCAAGCAATACAAAAGCATCAAATATTAGATGAATCTCAAATAGAGATAAAGAAACTCCAAAAAGAGCTCAAAAGAGTTACAGAAGAGAGGGACATAC CTAAAAAAGGCCGCGGTGTACTTTGCAAGCCACACAAACTAAAATATGCTTTTATAAAAGTATATAGTGAAGTTTATTCAGTTCATAGACTTTGCAAAGTTATGCAAGTACACCGTAGCGGATATTATCAGTGGCTAAATCAGCCGATCTCAGATAGAGAACTTGAAAATAAAGAATTGCTAATACAGATTAAAGATGCATTCAAAGCATCAAATGGTGTTTATGGTCACAGGAATATTCATAAAGACCTCAAAGAGTTAGGTATTCATGTAAATAAAAAGCGAGTAGCTAGACTCATGAGTGAAGCTAAACTGTATGGGGTAGGCACTTATAAACGTAAGCCATATAGTAAGGCTGGTCCAGCTCACAAAGCTTATCCAAACCATCTTCATCAGTGTTTCATTTCAGGGAAGCCAAATGACACATGGGTGAGTGATATAACTTACATTAGAACTAAAGAAGGATGGATATTTTTAGCCACTGTTATTGATTTATATAGTAGAAAAATTATTGGCTGGGCAACTGGCCATCGCCAAACTACACCGTTAATTGTTGAAGCATTAAAAATGGCCACAACAAGACTAAGTAAGGATGACAAGGTCATACTTCACTCAGATCAAGGGAGTCAATATGCTTCTTACGACTATAAAAAGTTTGCAACTTCACATAATATTACTCTGAGTATGAGTCGAAGAGGAAACTGTTATGACAATGCAGTTGCCGAGAGCTTTTTTAAGACTCTAAAAAAGGAGCTTGTTAGAAAACAGATATTTTTAACGAGAGAAATTGCAGCTTCTAAAATATTTGAATATATAGAAATGTTCTACAACTCAAAAAGAAGACATAGTTATTTAGATTATATTTCACCGAATGAGTTTGAAAAAAGGTATAATCAAAAGTCTTTAAAAAGTTAG
- a CDS encoding YbgC/FadM family acyl-CoA thioesterase encodes MKVRVYYEDTDTGGVVYHSNYLNFCERARSDAFFNIGSTPVLENGHFVARRVEAEYLLSAKLGDELKVTTQLSVMKAASFKLLQTIYKDEKKIFELSITLAYITFEGKPQKITTDVKELLLSLFSS; translated from the coding sequence GTGAAAGTACGGGTTTATTACGAAGACACAGATACAGGCGGGGTAGTTTACCATTCAAATTATTTAAATTTTTGTGAGCGCGCTAGGAGTGATGCATTTTTTAATATAGGTTCTACACCGGTTCTTGAAAATGGTCATTTTGTAGCTAGAAGAGTTGAAGCTGAGTATCTTTTAAGTGCTAAATTAGGTGATGAGTTAAAAGTAACAACACAGCTTTCAGTTATGAAAGCAGCTTCATTTAAACTTTTGCAAACAATTTATAAGGATGAAAAAAAGATATTTGAATTGTCGATTACTTTAGCATATATAACGTTTGAAGGGAAACCTCAAAAAATCACTACAGATGTGAAAGAGCTTCTATTGTCACTCTTCAGTAGTTGA